From the Oncorhynchus keta strain PuntledgeMale-10-30-2019 unplaced genomic scaffold, Oket_V2 Un_scaffold_2149_pilon_pilon, whole genome shotgun sequence genome, the window TCACAGTGTGTTTCTAAAGCATCACACCTTTTCTCAAGAACAGAAAGACACAAAACATGTAAATCGAGATGCACTTCTGAGTTCAGTGTTATGAACCCACAGTTAGGCATCAGCAGAACAGAAAACTTAGCATAGAATGAATACATATTGAGCTTAACGTGGTCAACATCTTACAGGGTTCTTTTTGTGCTATTCTGTCCAATCTCTGAAATGTCCACATTAAAAATGATATTTATATGTCTTTAGGAGGTACACAAAACACACAGGTGAAGTAAACATGTTCCTTGTTCAGGTATCTGTCAAAATGGCAGAATACTTTCCTGGGATCCAATTCCTACATGATgagcattctgtgtgtgtgtgtttttttaataAGAAGGTTTGTGTATTCAAAAATGGCTTCAGGGCAATTTCAGCATCTGTAAACCGAAACAGAACCAGCAGCTGAAACACACATGCTACCTTGGTTCTGCTCGGCCCAATAGTCACAAATAAAGGAAATGTAtggtttttctctctctgtgtctgtaataGTCTCTTCAGTAGATCTCTTTGAAATGGAGATAGTGGCTACAAACAGGAGATAATATCCATATGTCAATCGGTCTGTGTGGTTCATATGAGTCCAGTCTCTTGTATCATGTGGCCGGttccctccgtctgtctgtcgAGACTCATTCTGGGAGTTCAGttcagagtcagagagaaggGTTGTTTCTACCTCCAGGGTTCCAACCTAGACTCTCACAGCTGTCCATaatcagtccacacacacacacacacacacacacacacacacacacacacacacacacacacacacacacacacacacacacacacacacacacacacacttcctgtttTAGAACTTTTCAGATGCGTCTCCTCAGTCCATCACCACCAGCCATTTCCTCTTTTAGAACAGGTTCTGTTCCATCACCACGAGCCATTTCCTCTTTTAGAACAGGTTCTGTTCCATCACCACGAGCCATTTCCTCTTTTAGAACAGGTTCTGTTCCATCACCACGAGCCATTTCCTCTTTTAGAACAGGTTCTgttccatcaccactagccattTCCTCTTTTAGAACAGGTTCTGTTCCATCACCACCAGCCATTTCCTCTTTTAGAACAGGTTCTGTTCCATCACCACCAGCCGTTTCCTCTTTTAGAACAGGTTCTGTTCCATCACCACGAGCCATTTCCTCTTTTAGAACAGGTTCTGTTCCATCACCACCAGCCATTTCCTCTTTTAGAACAGGTTCTGTTCCATCACCACGAGCCATTTCCTCTTTTAGAACAGGTTCTGTTCCATCACCACTACCCATTTCCTCTTTTAGAACAGGTTCTGTTCCATCACCACGAGCCATTTCCTCTTTTAGAACAGGTTCTGTTCCATCACCACGAGCCATTTCCTCTTTTAGAACAGGTTCTGTTCCATCACCACGAGCCATTTCCTCTTTTAGAACAGGTTCTGTTCCATCACCACCAGCCGTTTCCTCTTTTAGAACAGGTTCTGTTCCATCACCACGAGCCATTTCCTCTTTTAGAACAGGTTCTGTTCCATCACCACGAGCCATTTCCTCTTTTAGAACAGGTTCTGTTCCATCACCACGAGCCATTTCCTCTTTTAGAACAGGTTCTGTTCCATCACCACCAGCCGTTTCCTCTTTTAGAACAGGTTCTGTTCCATCACCACCAGCCGTTTCCTCTTTTAGAACAGGTTCTGTTCCATCACCACCAGCCGTTTTCTCTTTTAGAACAGGTTCTGTTCCAGCATCTGTATCCCTCTTTTGTTCTCTTCTACCACTGCACTCTGTTCCAGTCCAGAGCACCCAATGGCCTTGCACGTGTCAAATCCCTTGTCCAATATCGTCCCAGAGAACCATCTCCTTCATCCAGGCCCACCACAAGACGTTAGCCTCCTTAGCCAACAGTCACAGGTCTCCATGGAGTTTTGACCAAAGAGGTGATGCGATGTATGAAGGCATGTATCTACGTTTTTAGAGTTAGTTATTCACCTGTACAAACCTGCTATATGTTTCTACTGTAGCTTCCTGTTGGCTTGTGTTTATATTGTGTGCTTGGGGTGTATTCAAGGGTTCATGGTGAATAACAGCTTAAGTTGTAGTGTGCGTCATTGTTTCTCCTTCAGTCAGTCCAGAAGTTGTTCATTTGTAGTTTGATGGTGTGTGGTGGTTGTTGATCtgtagttgctgttaatggtaTGTAGAAGTTGTAGTtggtgtagtagtagttgtgTGAGGACAGGTAGTGGTGGTAGTTCCGGGCCGAACCAGACCAGAGGGACGGATGGAGGAGAGCATGTTTATGAGGTGATGATCTCTCCTCCTAGGTGCCTCCATCCCTTCTGTGTCTCAACAGCTGGAAGATATTCTGAAACAGACACACGGCTCAGGAAACGACAACATGCGCAGGCTGGCAAAAATGGACatggacagcacacacacacacacacacacacacacacacacacacacacacacacacacacacacacacacacacacacacacacacacacacacacacacacacacacacacacacacacacacaggcccaggcccaggcccaggcccaggcccaggcccaggcccaggcccaggcccaggcccaggcccaggcccaggcccaggcccaggcccaggcccaggcccaggcccaggcccaggcccaggcccaggccGCTACTGCTGTACCAGAGACAAAGGCAGGCAAAGCCTTACCTTGCTACACATACCTTCTTTACTGCAGTTCTTATTGTCCTTATCCACAGCCTCCTCTtccacctggagacacacaaTATTACACAACATTCTCATTAAACAATATCAGTGGACAACATTCCAAAAGGTATTAGCCAGTGAAATGTgcagcataagactgctggttagacagtacatggcagcataagactgctggttagacagtacatggcagcataagactgctggttagacagtacatggcagcataagactgctggtgagccagtagacagtacatggcagtATAAGACTGCTGGTGAGCCAGTATACAGTACatggcagcataagactgctggtgagccagtagacagtacatggcagcataagactgctggtga encodes:
- the LOC127928109 gene encoding histidine-rich glycoprotein-like encodes the protein MPGEPFPLLEQVLFHHHEPFPLLEQVLFHHHEPFPLLEQVLFHHHEPFPLLEQVLFHHHQPFPLLEQVLFHHHQPFPLLEQVLFHHHEPFPLLEQVLFHHHQPFPLLEQVLFHHHEPFPLLEQVLFHHHYPFPLLEQVLFHHHEPFPLLEQVLFHHHEPFPLLEQVLFHHHEPFPLLEQVLFHHHEPFPLLEQVLFHHHEPFPLLEQVLFHHHEPFPLLEQVLFHHHQPFPLLEQVLFHHHQPFPLLEQVLFHHHQPFSLLEQVLFQHLYPSFVLFYHCTLFQSRAPNGLARVKSLVQYRPREPSPSSRPTTRR